In Zonotrichia albicollis isolate bZonAlb1 chromosome 26, bZonAlb1.hap1, whole genome shotgun sequence, a genomic segment contains:
- the NPC1L1 gene encoding NPC1-like intracellular cholesterol transporter 1 — translation MAAPLALPGALLAALLALASPSLTPVHQAGVCAFYGECGSNPEVNTSLVPSKVPCLSNTPARVAQGALLALLRSVCPEQAGGDNATSARVCCSYAQLVSLRLSVELSGAVLARCPSCARNFANLYCHNICSPDQSLFTNVTRVANYTAVPGAQAVLEYQLFYRSRYAEAAFASCQNVRMPATGGYAISTMCGRYGAQLCTAQRWLDFQGDKNNGLAPLQIDFQLLPNGSEPGQGIAPLDAPVWGCDQAPDAEQEPCSCQDCAQACPPVVPPADPPPPFRIGRADGVLVICVLLFAGLALAFLVAALCRRGKAEVAAKPRARGRSQRVSDAWQRGLERAFRRWGTLVATWPLAVLAVAVAVAAGLSAGLVTLQLTTDPVALWSAPGSRARQEKEFHDRHFGPFLRTNQVIVTAPGRPGTTAYDSVVLGTKNFSGVLAQDVLLALLELQEELAGTTAWAAGTGRNVSLQDVCYAPLNPTAPGVGDCAVSSVTQYFQNNRSRLALRGWQQDGKVQGAVDWHDHLIYCVNSPLSFKDITALELSCMAEYGGPVFPYIALGGYRESEYTEAEALIVTYSLNNFPAGDPRLEWALSWERQFLSVVRDFQRRHRHNLSVTFMAERSLEDEINRTSGEDIPVFAVSYLLVFAYIALALGEYTAWRRVLVESKVTLALGGIVVVLGAVLAAMGLLALLGLPSSLIIIEVVPFLVLAVGADNIFIFVQELQQSQREPGETREQHLGRVLAQVAPSMLLCSLSETICFLFGALSSMPAVRTFALTAALAIALDFVLQMSGFVALVALDRRRQEAGRYDLCCCCGTGEGGTARAGRGLLRPFLERCYTPVLLHPLVRPAVVLLFLFLSCAGLFLLFHVSVGLDQELALPEDSYLLEYFSAMNQYLAVGVPTYFVTTGGYNFSSENGTNAICSSSGCDTNSLTQSIQLATRYPNVSYLAIPATSWLDDFLDWLNPMVRCCRIHMSGQHQGEFCPSTSTDPSCALGQCLKRLRRPTDEEFQRFLPWFLQDRPTLQCPKGGLGAYDTSVSMDDNGTILATRFMAYQRPLRTSQEYTGALRAARALAEYITSTLRAVPGTDPDFQVFPYTPWASRWSSCPTSPAPSPAAASPRGWHEPRRPLSPWAARWWQGWP, via the exons ATGGCCgcccccctggcactgcccggcGCCCTCCTGGCCGCGCTCCTGGCACTG GCGTCACCGTCGCTGACCCCCGTGCACCAGGCCGGCGTCTGCGCCTTCTACGGCGAGTGCGGCAGCAACCCCGAGGTGAACACGTCGCTGGTGCCCTCCAAGGTGCCATGCCTGTCCAACACGCCGGCGCgggtggcacagggggcactgctggccctgctgcgcTCGGTGTGCCCCGAGCAGGCGGGCGGTGACAATGCCACCTCGGCGCGGGTTTGCTGCAGCTACGCCCAGCTGGTCTCGCTGCGCCTCAGCGTGGAGCTGTCGGGCGCCGTCCTGGCACGGTGCCCGTCGTGTGCCCGCAACTTCGCCAACCTCTACTGCCACAACATCTGCAGCCCCGACCAGAGCCTGTTCACCAACGTCACCCGCGTCGCCAACTACACGGCGGTGCCCGGTGCCCAGGCCGTGCTGGAGTACCAGCTCTTCTACCGCAGCCGCTATGCCGAGGCCGCCTTCGCCTCGTGCCAGAACGTGCGGATGCCCGCCACGGGCGGCTATGCCATCTCCACCATGTGCGGGCGCTACGGTGCCCAGCTGTGCACGGCCCAGCGCTGGCTGGACTTCCAGGGCGACAAGAACAACGGGCTGGCACCGCTGCAGATCGActtccagctgctgcccaacgGCTCCGAGCCCGGCCAGGGCATCGCCCCGCTGGACGCGCCCGTCTGGGGCTGCGACCAAGCGCCCGACGCCGAGCAGGAGCCGTGCTCGTGCCAGGACTGTGCCCAGGCGTGCCCGCCCGTGGTGCCGCCCGCCGACCCGCCGCCGCCGTTCCGCATCGGCCGCGCCGACGGCGTGCTGGTCATCTGCGTGCTGCTCTTTGCCGGCCTGGCGCTGGCGTTCCTGGTGGCAGCGCTGTGCCGCCGGGGCAAGGCCGAGGTGGCAGCGAAGCCGCGTGCCCGCGGGCGCTCGCAGCGGGTCAGCGACGCCTGGCAGCGCGGCCTGGAGCGGGCGTTCCGCCGCTGGGGCACCCTGGTGGCCACCTGGCCGCTGGCCGTGCTGGCCGTGGCCGTGGCCGTGGCCGCGGGGCTCTCGGCCGGCTTGGTGACCCTGCAGCTGACCACGGACCCCGTGGCGCTCTGGTCGGCGCCTGGCAgccgtgccaggcaggagaAGGAGTTCCACGACCGCCACTTCGGGCCCTTCCTGCGCACCAACCAGGTGATCGTGACGGCGCCCGGGCGCCCGGGCACCACGGCCTACGACTCGGTGGTGCTGGGCACCAAGAACTTCAGCGGGGTGCTGGCGCAGGACgtgctgctggcgctgctggagctgcaggaggagctggcgGGCACCACGGCGTGGGCAGCGGGCACGGGCAGGAACGTCAGCCTGCAGGACGTGTGCTATGCCCCCCTGAACCCCACGGCGCCCGGCGTGGGCGACTGCGCCGTGTCCAGCGTCACGCAGTACTTCCAGAACAACCGCAGCCGCCTGGCACTCCGCggctggcagcaggatggcaaAGTGCAGGGCGCCGTCGACTGGCACGACCACCTCATCTACTGCGTCAA CTCCCCGCTCTCCTTCAAGGACATCACGgcgctggagctgagctgcatgGCCGAGTACGGCGGGCCCGTGTTCCCCTACATCGCGCTGGGCGGATACCGCG AGTCCGAGTACACGGAGGCCGAGGCGCTCATTGTCACCTACTCGCTGAACAATTTCCCCGCGGGGGACCCGCGCCTGGAGTGGGCGCTGAGCTGGGAGCGGCAATTCCTGAGCGTGGTGCGCGACTTCCAGCGGCGCCACCGCCACAACCTCTCGGTCACCTTCATGGCCGAG CGCTCTCTGGAGGACGAGATCAACCGCACGAGCGGGGAGGACATCCCGGTGTTCGCCGTCAGTTACCTGCTGGTGTTCGCCTACATCGCGCTGGCCCTGGGCGAGTACACGGCCTGGAGGAGGGTGCTG GTGGAGTCCAAGGTGACGCTGGCGCTCGGGGGCATCGTGGTGGTGCTGGGGGCCGTGCTGGCCGCCATGGggctgctggcgctgctggggctgccctcgTCCCTCATCATCATCGAGGTCGTGCCCTTCCTCGTGCTGGCCGTGGGCGCCGACAACATCTTCATCTtcgtgcaggagctgcag CAGTCGCAGCGGGAGCCGGGCGAGACGCGGGAGCAGCACCTGGGGCGGGTGCTGGCACAGGTGGCACCGAGcatgctgctctgcagcctctccGAGACCATCTGCTTCCTGTTCG GTGCCCTCTCGTCCATGCCCGCCGTGCGCACGTTCGCCCTGACGGCCGCGCTCGCCATCGCGCTGGATTTCGTGCTGCAGATGTCGGGATTTGTGGCGCTGGTGGCGCTCGACAGGCGGCGACAGGAG GCCGGGCGCTACgacctctgctgctgctgcgggacGGGCGAGGGGGGCACGGCCAgggcgggccgggggctgcTGCGCCCCTTCCTGGAGCGCTGCTACACCCCCGTGCTGCTGCACCCGCTCGTGAGACCGGCCGTG gtgctgctgttcctgttcctgtcctgtgccgggctcttcctgctcttccaCGTGTCCGTGGGGCTGGaccaggagctggcactgcccgag GACTCGTACCTGCTCGAGTACTTCTCGGCCATGAACCAGTACCTGGCCGTGGGTGTCCCCACCTACTTTGTCACCACGGGCGGCTACAACTTCTCCTCGGAGAACGGCACCAACGCCATCTGCTCCAGCTCGGGCTGCGACACCAACTCGCTGACGCAGAGCATCCAGCTGGCCACGCGCTACCCCAACGT GTCCTACCTGGCCATCCCGGCCACCTCGTGGCTGGATGATTTCCTGGACTGGCTGAACCCCATGGTGCGCTGCTGCCGCATCCACATGAGCGGGCAGCACCAGGGCGAGTTCTGCCCCTCCACCAGCA ctgaccccagctgcgccctggggcagtgcctgAAGCGGCTGCGCCGCCCCACGGACGAGGAGTTCCAGCGGTTCCTGCCCTGGTTCCTGCAGGACCGGCCCACCCTGCAATGCCCCAAGGG tggcCTGGGCGCCTACGACACCTCGGTGAGCATGGACGACAATGGCACCATTCTGG CCACCCGGTTCATGGCGTACCAGCGCCCGCTGCGCACGTCCCAGGAGTACACGGGTGCCCTGCGTGCCGCCCGTGCCCTGGCAGAGTACATCACGAGCACCCTGCGCGCCGTGCCTGGCACCGACCCCGACTTCCAAGTCTTCCCCTACAC
- the DDX56 gene encoding putative ATP-dependent RNA helicase DDX56 isoform X1 encodes MAAEMEAKRFEHMGLDGRLLRAVAELGWAVPTAIQARAIPLALEGRDLLARARTGSGKTGAYGLPVLQKLLSIKEASPAVPQAVRALVLVPSAELARQVGHTLRRLAAFCARQLRVAELCGHSDLAEQRPVLMEQPDIVVGTPGRVLAHVAGHSLALRPWLEVLVLDEADLLLSFGFGDDIRALLCHMPKIYQALLVSATLNPELEALQELVLHNPVHILPPEPRLPGSSQLQQFQLRCPTEEDKFLLLAALLKLRLLRGRALLFVGSLARAFRLKLFLEQFGIAACALNPQLPARSRCHVIAQFNRGLYDYIVATDEEGPAEPPRHRPRRAGTARKGDKKGDKKGDKKGQPPPCPQDPEFGVSRGIDFQNVAAVINFDVPNSVETYIHRVGRTARGDSPGTALTLALPDELEGLRRIEDTLAAENGQSMLQPYEFRMEEIETLRYRCRDAMRAVTKQAVREARLRELRQELLNSEKLKVYFEDNPRDLQALRHDRPLHPANVQPHMGHVPEYLVPPSLRGIADPNPKKRKWPRGGKKPRGSANPLQSFSFARRGNRRGAKGAP; translated from the exons ATGGCGGCAGAGATGGAGGCGAAGCGGTTCGAGCACATGGGGCTGGACGGGCGGCTGCTGAGG GCGGTGgcggagctgggctgggcagtgcccacgGCCATCCAGGCCCGCGCCATCCCGCTGGCCCTGGAGGGCCGGGATCTGCTGGCCCGGGCCAGGACCGGGTCTGGGAAAACGGGAGCGTACGGATTGCCCGTGCTGCAGAAACTGCTGAGCATCAAAGAG gcgTCCCCAGCCGTGCCGCAGGCCGTGCGGGCGCTGGTGCTGGTGCCCTCTGCGGAGCTGGCACGGCAGGTCGGGCACACCCTGCGCCGCCTGGCCGCCTTCTGCGCCCGCCAGCTGCGCGTGGCCGAGCTCTGCGGCCACTCGGACCTCGCCGAGCAGCG GCCGGTGCTGATGGAGCAGCCGGACATCGTGGTGGGCACCCCGGGCCGTGTCCTGGCACACGTGGccgggcacagcctggcactgcgGCCCTGGCtggaggtgctggtgctggatGAGGCCGATCTGCTGCTGTCCTTCGGCTTCGGGGACGACATCCGCGCCCTGCTCTg CCACATGCCCAAGATCTACCAGGCCCTGCTGGTGTCGGCCACCCTGAACCCCGAGCTGGAGgcgctgcaggagctggtgctgcacaaCCCC GTCCATATCCTGCCCCCCGAGCCCCGTCTCCC CGGCAGCTCGCAGCTGCAGCAGTTCCAGCTGCGCTGCCCCACCGAGGAGGACAAGTTCCTGCTGCTGGCGGCGCTGCTGAAGCTGCGGCTGCTGCGGGGGCGGGCGCTGCTCTTCGTGGGCAGCCTGGCCCGCGCCTTCCGCCTCAAGCTCTTCCTGGAGCAGTTCGGGATCGCGGCCTGCGCCCTCAACCCGCAGCTGCCCGCCCGCTCGCG gtgccacgTCATTGCCCAGTTTAACCGGGGTCTCTACGATTACATCGTGGCCACCGACGAGGAGGGGCCGGCGGAGCCCCCCCGGCACCGCCCGCGCAGGGCGGGCACGGCCAG GAAAGGTGACAAGAAGGGTGACAAGAAGGGTGACAAGAAGGGACAGCCCCCGCCGTGTCCCCAGGACCCCGAGTTCGGGGTCTCTCGTGGCATCGATTTCCAGAACGTCGCCGCCGTCATCAACTTCGATGTCCCCAACTCGGTGGAGACGTACATCCATCGAGTGGGCAg gacgGCGcgtggggacagccctggcacGGCGCTGACGCTGGCACTGCCCGACGAGCTGGAGGGGCTGCGGCGCATCGAGGACACGCTGGCAgcag aGAACGGGCAGTCGATGCTGCAGCCCTACGAGTTCCGCATGGAGGAGATCGAGACGCTGCGGTACCGCTGCCgg gacGCCATGCGCGCCGTCACCAAGCAGGCCGTGCGCGAGGCGCGGCTGCGGGAGCTGCGCCAGGAGCTGCTCAACTCCGAGAAGCTcaag GTGTATTTTGAGGACAATCCCCGGGACCTGCAGGCTCTGAGGCACGACCGGCCCCTGCACCCAGCAAATGTGCAGCCACACATGGGCCACGTGCCCGAGTACCTGG tgccccccagcctGCGCGGCATCGCCGACCCCAACCCcaaaaagaggaaatggcccCGAGGGGGGAAGAAG CCCCGCGGCTCCGCCAATCCCCTGCAGAGCTTCAGCTTCGCCCGGCGCGGGAACCGACGGGGGGCAAAGGGGGCACCctga
- the DDX56 gene encoding putative ATP-dependent RNA helicase DDX56 isoform X2, translating to MAAEMEAKRFEHMGLDGRLLRAVAELGWAVPTAIQARAIPLALEGRDLLARARTGSGKTGAYGLPVLQKLLSIKEASPAVPQAVRALVLVPSAELARQVGHTLRRLAAFCARQLRVAELCGHSDLAEQRPVLMEQPDIVVGTPGRVLAHVAGHSLALRPWLEVLVLDEADLLLSFGFGDDIRALLCHMPKIYQALLVSATLNPELEALQELVLHNPVHILPPEPRLPGSSQLQQFQLRCPTEEDKFLLLAALLKLRLLRGRALLFVGSLARAFRLKLFLEQFGIAACALNPQLPARSRCHVIAQFNRGLYDYIVATDEEGPAEPPRHRPRRAGTARKGDKKGDKKGDKKGQPPPCPQDPEFGVSRGIDFQNVAAVINFDVPNSVETYIHRVGRTARGDSPGTALTLALPDELEGLRRIEDTLAAENGQSMLQPYEFRMEEIETLRYRCRDAMRAVTKQAVREARLRELRQELLNSEKLKVYFEDNPRDLQALRHDRPLHPANVQPHMGHVPEYLVPPSLRGIADPNPKKRKWPRGGKKPRGSANPLQSFSFARRGNRRGAKGAP from the exons ATGGCGGCAGAGATGGAGGCGAAGCGGTTCGAGCACATGGGGCTGGACGGGCGGCTGCTGAGG GCGGTGgcggagctgggctgggcagtgcccacgGCCATCCAGGCCCGCGCCATCCCGCTGGCCCTGGAGGGCCGGGATCTGCTGGCCCGGGCCAGGACCGGGTCTGGGAAAACGGGAGCGTACGGATTGCCCGTGCTGCAGAAACTGCTGAGCATCAAAGAG gcgTCCCCAGCCGTGCCGCAGGCCGTGCGGGCGCTGGTGCTGGTGCCCTCTGCGGAGCTGGCACGGCAGGTCGGGCACACCCTGCGCCGCCTGGCCGCCTTCTGCGCCCGCCAGCTGCGCGTGGCCGAGCTCTGCGGCCACTCGGACCTCGCCGAGCAGCG GCCGGTGCTGATGGAGCAGCCGGACATCGTGGTGGGCACCCCGGGCCGTGTCCTGGCACACGTGGccgggcacagcctggcactgcgGCCCTGGCtggaggtgctggtgctggatGAGGCCGATCTGCTGCTGTCCTTCGGCTTCGGGGACGACATCCGCGCCCTGCTCTg CCACATGCCCAAGATCTACCAGGCCCTGCTGGTGTCGGCCACCCTGAACCCCGAGCTGGAGgcgctgcaggagctggtgctgcacaaCCCC GTCCATATTCTCCCTCCAGAGCCCCGTCTCCCCGGCAGCTCGCAGCTGCAGCAGTTCCAGCTGCGCTGCCCCACCGAGGAGGACAAGTTCCTGCTGCTGGCGGCGCTGCTGAAGCTGCGGCTGCTGCGGGGGCGGGCGCTGCTCTTCGTGGGCAGCCTGGCCCGCGCCTTCCGCCTCAAGCTCTTCCTGGAGCAGTTCGGGATCGCGGCCTGCGCCCTCAACCCGCAGCTGCCCGCCCGCTCGCG gtgccacgTCATTGCCCAGTTTAACCGGGGTCTCTACGATTACATCGTGGCCACCGACGAGGAGGGGCCGGCGGAGCCCCCCCGGCACCGCCCGCGCAGGGCGGGCACGGCCAG GAAAGGTGACAAGAAGGGTGACAAGAAGGGTGACAAGAAGGGACAGCCCCCGCCGTGTCCCCAGGACCCCGAGTTCGGGGTCTCTCGTGGCATCGATTTCCAGAACGTCGCCGCCGTCATCAACTTCGATGTCCCCAACTCGGTGGAGACGTACATCCATCGAGTGGGCAg gacgGCGcgtggggacagccctggcacGGCGCTGACGCTGGCACTGCCCGACGAGCTGGAGGGGCTGCGGCGCATCGAGGACACGCTGGCAgcag aGAACGGGCAGTCGATGCTGCAGCCCTACGAGTTCCGCATGGAGGAGATCGAGACGCTGCGGTACCGCTGCCgg gacGCCATGCGCGCCGTCACCAAGCAGGCCGTGCGCGAGGCGCGGCTGCGGGAGCTGCGCCAGGAGCTGCTCAACTCCGAGAAGCTcaag GTGTATTTTGAGGACAATCCCCGGGACCTGCAGGCTCTGAGGCACGACCGGCCCCTGCACCCAGCAAATGTGCAGCCACACATGGGCCACGTGCCCGAGTACCTGG tgccccccagcctGCGCGGCATCGCCGACCCCAACCCcaaaaagaggaaatggcccCGAGGGGGGAAGAAG CCCCGCGGCTCCGCCAATCCCCTGCAGAGCTTCAGCTTCGCCCGGCGCGGGAACCGACGGGGGGCAAAGGGGGCACCctga
- the DDX56 gene encoding putative ATP-dependent RNA helicase DDX56 isoform X3 — MAAEMEAKRFEHMGLDGRLLRAVAELGWAVPTAIQARAIPLALEGRDLLARARTGSGKTGAYGLPVLQKLLSIKEASPAVPQAVRALVLVPSAELARQVGHTLRRLAAFCARQLRVAELCGHSDLAEQRPVLMEQPDIVVGTPGRVLAHVAGHSLALRPWLEVLVLDEADLLLSFGFGDDIRALLCHMPKIYQALLVSATLNPELEALQELVLHNPVHILPPEPRLPGSSQLQQFQLRCPTEEDKFLLLAALLKLRLLRGRALLFVGSLARAFRLKLFLEQFGIAACALNPQLPARSRCHVIAQFNRGLYDYIVATDEEGPAEPPRHRPRRAGTARKGDKKGDKKGDKKGQPPPCPQDPEFGVSRGIDFQNVAAVINFDVPNSVETYIHRVGRTARGDSPGTALTLALPDELEGLRRIEDTLAAENGQSMLQPYEFRMEEIETLRYRCRDAMRAVTKQAVREARLRELRQELLNSEKLKVYFEDNPRDLQALRHDRPLHPANVQPHMGHVPEYLVPPSLRGIADPNPKKRKWPRGGKKPRGSANPLQSFSFARRGNRRGAKGAP, encoded by the exons ATGGCGGCAGAGATGGAGGCGAAGCGGTTCGAGCACATGGGGCTGGACGGGCGGCTGCTGAGG GCGGTGgcggagctgggctgggcagtgcccacgGCCATCCAGGCCCGCGCCATCCCGCTGGCCCTGGAGGGCCGGGATCTGCTGGCCCGGGCCAGGACCGGGTCTGGGAAAACGGGAGCGTACGGATTGCCCGTGCTGCAGAAACTGCTGAGCATCAAAGAG gcgTCCCCAGCCGTGCCGCAGGCCGTGCGGGCGCTGGTGCTGGTGCCCTCTGCGGAGCTGGCACGGCAGGTCGGGCACACCCTGCGCCGCCTGGCCGCCTTCTGCGCCCGCCAGCTGCGCGTGGCCGAGCTCTGCGGCCACTCGGACCTCGCCGAGCAGCG GCCGGTGCTGATGGAGCAGCCGGACATCGTGGTGGGCACCCCGGGCCGTGTCCTGGCACACGTGGccgggcacagcctggcactgcgGCCCTGGCtggaggtgctggtgctggatGAGGCCGATCTGCTGCTGTCCTTCGGCTTCGGGGACGACATCCGCGCCCTGCTCTg CCACATGCCCAAGATCTACCAGGCCCTGCTGGTGTCGGCCACCCTGAACCCCGAGCTGGAGgcgctgcaggagctggtgctgcacaaCCCC GTCCATATCCTGCCCCCCGAGCCCCGTCTGCCCGGCAGCTCGCAGCTGCAGCAGTTCC AGCTGCGCTGCCCCACCGAGGAGGACAAGTTCCTGCTGCTGGCGGCGCTGCTGAAGCTGCGGCTGCTGCGGGGGCGGGCGCTGCTCTTCGTGGGCAGCCTGGCCCGCGCCTTCCGCCTCAAGCTCTTCCTGGAGCAGTTCGGGATCGCGGCCTGCGCCCTCAACCCGCAGCTGCCCGCCCGCTCGCG gtgccacgTCATTGCCCAGTTTAACCGGGGTCTCTACGATTACATCGTGGCCACCGACGAGGAGGGGCCGGCGGAGCCCCCCCGGCACCGCCCGCGCAGGGCGGGCACGGCCAG GAAAGGTGACAAGAAGGGTGACAAGAAGGGTGACAAGAAGGGACAGCCCCCGCCGTGTCCCCAGGACCCCGAGTTCGGGGTCTCTCGTGGCATCGATTTCCAGAACGTCGCCGCCGTCATCAACTTCGATGTCCCCAACTCGGTGGAGACGTACATCCATCGAGTGGGCAg gacgGCGcgtggggacagccctggcacGGCGCTGACGCTGGCACTGCCCGACGAGCTGGAGGGGCTGCGGCGCATCGAGGACACGCTGGCAgcag aGAACGGGCAGTCGATGCTGCAGCCCTACGAGTTCCGCATGGAGGAGATCGAGACGCTGCGGTACCGCTGCCgg gacGCCATGCGCGCCGTCACCAAGCAGGCCGTGCGCGAGGCGCGGCTGCGGGAGCTGCGCCAGGAGCTGCTCAACTCCGAGAAGCTcaag GTGTATTTTGAGGACAATCCCCGGGACCTGCAGGCTCTGAGGCACGACCGGCCCCTGCACCCAGCAAATGTGCAGCCACACATGGGCCACGTGCCCGAGTACCTGG tgccccccagcctGCGCGGCATCGCCGACCCCAACCCcaaaaagaggaaatggcccCGAGGGGGGAAGAAG CCCCGCGGCTCCGCCAATCCCCTGCAGAGCTTCAGCTTCGCCCGGCGCGGGAACCGACGGGGGGCAAAGGGGGCACCctga
- the DDX56 gene encoding putative ATP-dependent RNA helicase DDX56 isoform X4: MAAEMEAKRFEHMGLDGRLLRAVAELGWAVPTAIQARAIPLALEGRDLLARARTGSGKTGAYGLPVLQKLLSIKEASPAVPQAVRALVLVPSAELARQVGHTLRRLAAFCARQLRVAELCGHSDLAEQRPVLMEQPDIVVGTPGRVLAHVAGHSLALRPWLEVLVLDEADLLLSFGFGDDIRALLCHMPKIYQALLVSATLNPELEALQELVLHNPVHILPPEPRLPGSSQLQQFQLRCPTEEDKFLLLAALLKLRLLRGRALLFVGSLARAFRLKLFLEQFGIAACALNPQLPARSRCHVIAQFNRGLYDYIVATDEEGPAEPPRHRPRRAGTARKGDKKGDKKGDKKGQPPPCPQDPEFGVSRGIDFQNVAAVINFDVPNSVETYIHRVGRTARGDSPGTALTLALPDELEGLRRIEDTLAAENGQSMLQPYEFRMEEIETLRYRCRDAMRAVTKQACPQ, from the exons ATGGCGGCAGAGATGGAGGCGAAGCGGTTCGAGCACATGGGGCTGGACGGGCGGCTGCTGAGG GCGGTGgcggagctgggctgggcagtgcccacgGCCATCCAGGCCCGCGCCATCCCGCTGGCCCTGGAGGGCCGGGATCTGCTGGCCCGGGCCAGGACCGGGTCTGGGAAAACGGGAGCGTACGGATTGCCCGTGCTGCAGAAACTGCTGAGCATCAAAGAG gcgTCCCCAGCCGTGCCGCAGGCCGTGCGGGCGCTGGTGCTGGTGCCCTCTGCGGAGCTGGCACGGCAGGTCGGGCACACCCTGCGCCGCCTGGCCGCCTTCTGCGCCCGCCAGCTGCGCGTGGCCGAGCTCTGCGGCCACTCGGACCTCGCCGAGCAGCG GCCGGTGCTGATGGAGCAGCCGGACATCGTGGTGGGCACCCCGGGCCGTGTCCTGGCACACGTGGccgggcacagcctggcactgcgGCCCTGGCtggaggtgctggtgctggatGAGGCCGATCTGCTGCTGTCCTTCGGCTTCGGGGACGACATCCGCGCCCTGCTCTg CCACATGCCCAAGATCTACCAGGCCCTGCTGGTGTCGGCCACCCTGAACCCCGAGCTGGAGgcgctgcaggagctggtgctgcacaaCCCC GTCCATATTCTCCCTCCAGAGCCCCGTCTCCCCGGCAGCTCGCAGCTGCAGCAGTTCCAGCTGCGCTGCCCCACCGAGGAGGACAAGTTCCTGCTGCTGGCGGCGCTGCTGAAGCTGCGGCTGCTGCGGGGGCGGGCGCTGCTCTTCGTGGGCAGCCTGGCCCGCGCCTTCCGCCTCAAGCTCTTCCTGGAGCAGTTCGGGATCGCGGCCTGCGCCCTCAACCCGCAGCTGCCCGCCCGCTCGCG gtgccacgTCATTGCCCAGTTTAACCGGGGTCTCTACGATTACATCGTGGCCACCGACGAGGAGGGGCCGGCGGAGCCCCCCCGGCACCGCCCGCGCAGGGCGGGCACGGCCAG GAAAGGTGACAAGAAGGGTGACAAGAAGGGTGACAAGAAGGGACAGCCCCCGCCGTGTCCCCAGGACCCCGAGTTCGGGGTCTCTCGTGGCATCGATTTCCAGAACGTCGCCGCCGTCATCAACTTCGATGTCCCCAACTCGGTGGAGACGTACATCCATCGAGTGGGCAg gacgGCGcgtggggacagccctggcacGGCGCTGACGCTGGCACTGCCCGACGAGCTGGAGGGGCTGCGGCGCATCGAGGACACGCTGGCAgcag aGAACGGGCAGTCGATGCTGCAGCCCTACGAGTTCCGCATGGAGGAGATCGAGACGCTGCGGTACCGCTGCCgg GACGCCATGCGCGCCGTCACCAAGCAGGcctgtccccaatga
- the TMED4 gene encoding transmembrane emp24 domain-containing protein 4 codes for MRVEQGEALAHAQSAPGGREGGIMAALWDAMRAAMAAVLLLGWGAHGLYFHIGETEKRCFIEEIPDETMVIGNYRTQLWDKQSESFLPSTPGLGMHVEVKDPDGKVVMSRQYGSEGRFTFTSHTPGEHQICLHSNSTRMALFAGGKLRVHLDIQVGEHTNNYPEIAAKDKLTELQLRARQLLDQVEQIQKEQNYQRYREERFRMTSESTNQRVLWWSIAQTVILILTGLWQMRHLKSFFEAKKLV; via the exons ATGCGAGTTGAGCAGGGTGAGGCTCTGGCGCATGCGCAGAGCGCCCCCGGTGGGCGGGAGGGAGGAATCATGGCGGCGCTGTGGGATGCGATGAGGGCGGCGATGGCcgcggtgctgctgctgggctggggcgCGCACGGGCTCTACTTCCACATCGGAGAGACCGAGAAGCGCTGCTTCATCGAGGAGATCCCCGACGAGACCATGGTCATCG GCAATTACCGGACGCAGCTGTGGGACAAACAGTCCGAGTCCTTCCTGCCCTCCACCCCCGGGCTGGGCATGCACGTGGAGGTCAAGGACCCCGACGGAAAG GTGGTGATGTCGCGGCAGTACGGCTCCGAGGGGCGCTTCACGTTCACGTCGCACACGCCGGGCGAGCACCAGATCTGCCTGCACTCCAACTCCACCCGCATGGCGCTGTTCGCCGGGGGCAAGCTG CGGGTGCACCTGGACATCCAGGTGGGCGAGCACACCAACAACTACCCCGAGATCGCCGCCAAGGACAAGCTGACGGAGCTGCAGCTCCGCGCGCGCCAGCTGCTCGACCAGGTGGAGCAGATCCAGAAGGAGCAGAACTACCAGAGG TACCGGGAGGAGCGGTTCCGCATGACGAGCGAGAGCACCAACCAGCGCGTGCTCTGGTGGTCCATCGCCCAGACcgtcatcctcatcctcaccggCCTCTGGCAGATGCGGCACCTCAAGAGCTTCTTCGAGGCCAAGAAACTCGTctag